TACATAGAttatgtgttgtagatatgtggtgagTAGTGGTCTGaaggcacacacttaatgtgctGTGAATTAAATGTCTTTAAAATGGTATATACTGCCtttattttgctggaccccaggaagtgtagttgcaaatgggatccataataaatacaaaattacCTTCTGGGCTTCTGAGTAATGATAATATTTCATACAAAAGActttaaaacatatatttttaaacatattAAATGGACAGTAACCTTCTGGGCCGCCCAGTCCATCCACCCTCTGGTCTCAGGAtccatgttgatgagaaccagaccTTCAACTGAGTCTGGATGGGCCatctgagaaggagagagagagagaataaaagagagagagagagacagagagagagagagagaataaaagagagagagagaataaaagagagagagagcgagagagacagagagagaataaaagagagagagagaataaaagagagagagagaataaaagagagagagagaacaaaagcgAGAGTAAAACATTTGTCAGTATTAACAGtgtctttggaaagtattcagaccctttgacttctcCAGTTTGTTacactacagccttattcttaaatagATTAAATCTTCTTCTCTTTTTTTTTGCAATCtccacataataccccataatgacaacacgaaaacaggtttttagatacacagaaataccttatttacgaaagtattcagaccatttgctatgagacccaaaattgagatcaggtgtagcattgaaggtccccaagaacacagtggcctccatcattcttaaatgaaagaagttcggaaccaccaaggctgtcattgtaaataagaatttgttcttaactgacttgcctaggtatatatatatatatttttttaaatctaataaTAAAAATGACTGTTTAGACTGCTGAATTGTATGAATTGACAAAAAGAAGCAAGCACTGGGATACACTGAGGAGATAACCACATAGCAAGATTTTGCTGATGCAGGCTCAACCTAAACTATGTTCTCTCTGCTCAGACTGGGTTTACAAACTTGTGTAAATCATATTTGATTCACACAAGCAGTGGGTGAGCTTCAGATCTCACATGTTTTATTCTGAACGTTGCTGTCATCCTCATCTGATAGAAGGCGACCTGCTAAAGATAGTTTTAAACTGATCTTTGAATGTGATTTTGTCAGGTTTGAAATACATGTTGTTGACAGCTCTGTCTCTCGAGACAGAACAGTGATTTAGTCATATACCATTTCATCCATGTTTAAAGCTGCAGTCAAGTCTCTACTTCCTGATTGGGTCTAAACACACTTTAACATGTTTATTTTGCAGACCCTCTGCTCTAATAGAAATCAATTAGAAATTGCAATTGCTCTTATGACCTGTTGTTGGAGAACATGGACATAATATAGCAACcaaacacaataaaaaaaatgttttttaaaaatattgTTTGATGCTAATTCTCACTACACATAGACATAGGATCTACATGCCTAGACGAATGCCTCAATGCTTGTTAATGGTTTGTAACTTGAGCTTTATACCTTGTATGTGAATCCATTCATTTTACAAAGTTATTCAAATAATACTTGATTTGATATTCACTTCTCATTACCATTCCTTGATCTTAGCCAGCTAAACCCATAAGAGCTGATTGCACCTGGTTCAACTTTAGGCTCTGGCCTATTGTGATTCATCTTATGGAGACAGATAATTCATTTCATGGGCTAATAGCTTAGTCTTACTACGGATCACATTTGAGGGTTTACTACTAGAATGTTAATAAATGGAGTCAGATATACTTTCTAATAGACTTTGTCCATTATTTGCTTAGTCTTATTATGGGTCTAATATGGGGTATATATAATATGGTTATATGATAAACATTACCCCACTACACTAACCCATGTTATTTCAATGCACAGACTAGTACCAAGAGACTACATAACATAACTAACAGCATGGTATACTTAAGCaatattactattattgttattgctattataaactggttagcaacttaattagagcagtaaaaggTCATTTTTGGTaatacctgtggtatacagtctgatataccacgcctttcagccaatcagcattcagtgctgGAACTACCATGTTTATAATGTGATTTATGGCAGGGCAGCTGTATGAACTGATACAGGGGGAAGTAACATGATAAGAACACACTCACTGTGAACCTGGAGAGAATGTAAGAACCAGATCCCACTCCAATTCCGATGACAGTACGGAAActagaacagggagtacagactTAGTGGCAGAGTTTCTGATAGTGACAACATGGATAGACATGTCTGGACTGTAATATAGATCTGTATTTCAGTACAGAGTACCGACTTAGTGACAGAGTTTCTGATAGTGACCACGTCTCTTGTGAATGCCAGTAGACGTTTGAGAATACtaagtaatacattttttttgtggtggACAAGACAGTAAACAAGCAAGTATTATGTAATGAAGATGAAATAAGTCTGACTCACTTGAAATATGTCAGGACAGCAGGGATCATCTCTGCAATTTGTTCCATGGATGGATATTGGTATCTAAAACACATGAGCGAGAACATGTTTATATGAACAATtaaacacacatgcgcacacacacacacacacacgcacacacacacacacacacacaccccataggATAGGCGGTAGCCCCCTCCTCTTGGCCTGGAGCATCGATGTGGACCAGGGTAAAGTTCTTCACTATCTCCTGCATCTCCTCAAACttaaacagaggagagaagcagCTTttacctgggagagagagagattaggagaaagagaatgggaacgagagagaaagaaatagtgAAAGTAAGAACTTGAAAAGCATAAATCATTcaccataaaaaataaaaactgaaggGCAGTCGCAGAACTGAAGAGAAACTCCAAATTAAAAAAGGCATATTGCTGTAGGGGATGACTGAGGAAAGGGAAACAAAGCAGAGATGAAAGGTAAAGACAGAgtaatagaaggagagagagagagactcactgtCCAGGCCCACGTCATGGAAGGTCAGGATGGCAGGACGGCGTGTGTTGGAGGTTCCATGGAGAGTCACGTGGAGGAGACCATGTGGAGTCTCAATACTGTGttcctgagagggagagagagttacacacATATACTACCGTAACActaagctacacacacacacacacacacacacacagtgaacattCTTCCACATATCGAaataaaaccacacacacacaaacatatgttGAACAAACATACTttcactgacacaaacacacacacacacacacacacagccacacacacacacacagtcatttaTTCAGAAACAGTGTTACCTGGCCCTGGTCCAACAGTATCCGAGCTGCAGCCTCAACATCCTACAAAGATGGAGAAAACCGTTCATGTCTCTATTGGTTTTGGGTACAACAGTAGGCAGAACCAGACATATTTCTGACACACAATATCATTGTGAAATACATCTGGGAACCTCTCTGGGAAGATAATTGTGAAATGAATATGTACAGCTGTTCATTGGAAAATACTTTTCACAGTATCAACCCACTAACATGAGTCGTGTGCCCGTATTCACAAAGTAGAGTCAGTTTCTATATTTtacatcataatgaataagatcaATGTATTATGATTCTGGACACGGCGGACCTGATATCTTAGattagcactcctactctgagacactctTGGAATATGGTCCTGGTTCATGCATTTGAGTCTGTAATTCCCCTAACAGTCCACCGTCAGCAGATGGCAGCAGTGAGACAACACATCTCAACCCTCCTCTTCAGCTCTGTTCTGCACAACAACAGAAGAGCTTCTCATCTTACACACCCTCAGGGCTATGACATCAACCAAGCTCTCATGTCTGAGCCAGCCTAGCCCAGCAActacacaagtacacacacgAGAACacatgcagtcacacacacaaagacacacccggggcggcagggtagcctagtggttagagcgttggactagtaaccgaaaggttgcaagttaaaatccccgagctgacaaggtacaaatctgtcgttctgcccctgaacaggcagttaacccactgttcctaggccgtcattgaaaataagaatttgttcttaactgacttgcctagtaaaataaaggttaaaaaaacaccccttgactttgtccacattttgttgccgATGTTTTTGTCACACGCAATAccccatgtcaaagtggaattgtgtttttagactttttttttttttaattgctagctgaaatgtcttgagtcaataagtattcaacccctttgataTGGCAAggctaaatatgttcaggagtaaaaatgtgcttaacaagtcacataataggtTGCATGGGCTAACAGTGTGCAATAATGGTGTGTAAACATGATTTttgatctctgtaccccacacatacaattttctgtatggtccctcagtcgggcagtgaatttcaaacacaaattcaaccacaaagaccagggaggttttccaacgccactcaaagaaggacacctattggtagatggcaaAAAAGAaataagcagacattgaatatccctttgagcatggtgaagttattaataacactatggatggtgtatcaatatcactacaaagatatgggcgtccttcctaactcagttgccggaaatGAAGGAGATTTCACCATGACTTTAAAAACAGCTACAGTTTAACGGCGCTGATAGGACaacggaggatggatcaacaacattgtagttactgcaCAATAcgaacctaactgacagagtgaaaagaaggaagcctgtacagaataaaaagattccaaaacatgcatcctgtttgaatTAAGGCACTTAAGTTAAAACTGCAAAagatgtggcaaagaaatgtacttcatgtcctgaatagaaagtgttatgtttggggcaaatccaacacattactgagtaccacttttcatattttcaagcatggtagtggctgcatcatgttatgggtaatGCTTATCTTCGGCAAGGACTCGTTTTTTTgtgataaaaataaacggaacaGAGATAAGCataggaaaaatcctagaggaaaacctggttcagtctgctttccaacacctttcagcaggaaaataacctaaaacacaaggtcaaatatacactggagttgcttaccaagacagcattgaatgttcctgagttgcctAGTACGGACTTAAATTAGTTTGAAAATATATtgtaagacttgaaaatggctgtgtagcaatgatcaaaaaccaacttgacagagcttgaattttttttaaataatgtgcaaatattgtacaatccacgtGTGCAAAGTGTTTAGAcatgtacccagaaagactcacagctgtaatcactgccaaaggggattctgacatgtattgactcagggggatgaatacttaaaATAtaaaatcaagatatattagtatTGTTTATTCTACAAATCTTGTACTTTTACTTAcaatttgacattacagagtattctgtgtagatcgttgacacacaaaaaaagacaattcaatccattttaatcccaccatgtaacaacaaaatgtggaagaaatcaagtggtgtaaatactttctgaagtctgGATGTGTCAGCCTGCATGtggcagtgtgtatgtatgtacctTTGTAGGATCGGGCTGACCAGGAAGTAAAGGTTTTTCCTCTGTGATGGCGATCTCCTGCATCTCCGTCGTCATGGCGTCACTTGTTCAAGCCCTAGAGAAGATACACACGTTTATGAATGAAAACGCATTACAATTTGAGCGTCTCTcacgtgcacgcacgcacacacgcacacacgcacacactctgcCTTAATCCACTGGGACTTTCGCAGTTCCGCACGACTTCATGGAAGTGATTTACTAATTAAAGTTTGCAACATAATTAACTGGGAAGAATAAGGGATGATGgagggatagcgagagagagagagagaaacagaacaaGCAGAGAGGGACATACATAGTGCCACTTTAGGCAGAATGCAGTGCCAAGGTGACATTATTCAACTGtaatcccagtgtgtgtgtggcccctaaggtgcctgtgtctctgtgtgtctcaaaCATCCCTCGACACTCTGcccatctctccctatctccccccTACATATCTCTCTCCACAGAGACTTGGAGGTTGAGTACTCCTGAATCGTCTTAATATAATCATCACTGTCACCTGTTTGATAAATACCACATCAACTTGTGAGCCTAATAATATAGCCTGTTTTTGTATTCTTTCCGTATCAAATTGACCATGCCCAAAACAGTAGCCTGTCTGAAATGAGGAAGTGCACATTGAAGGCTGATGAATGATGACATGGCGGGCTGTAGCTTGGCTTGTGGCTAACCATTGGCACATCCCTTCCCTAGATGTGTGTTTTCTATTCCGTCAGGCTGTTGCAATTTAGGGACAGGATATCACTCAGAGAAGAAGAAGGTTACATTTTTAAATATGTTACCCGTTTCAGGAAATTAATCATTCTCATCAATATGTGTTTTTTGgcaaaagtgttgctactgctctcaacaaAACTTTGGATATGAGGTTATTGTCTCTTTTTTGAACAAAATTAAACAGACATATCTTGTAATTGAACAAAAT
The genomic region above belongs to Oncorhynchus kisutch isolate 150728-3 linkage group LG16, Okis_V2, whole genome shotgun sequence and contains:
- the ndrg2 gene encoding protein NDRG2; protein product: MTTEMQEIAITEEKPLLPGQPDPTKDVEAAARILLDQGQEHSIETPHGLLHVTLHGTSNTRRPAILTFHDVGLDSKSCFSPLFKFEEMQEIVKNFTLVHIDAPGQEEGATAYPMGYQYPSMEQIAEMIPAVLTYFNFRTVIGIGVGSGSYILSRFTMAHPDSVEGLVLINMDPETRGWMDWAAQKITTLTSSITEQILSHLFSQEEMSANADLVRSHRDRISKAPNLINIELFWRSYNSRRDLIIDRNSNFKCPVMLVVGDQAPHEEAAVECNSKLDPTTTSFLKMADAGGLPQLTQPSKLTEAFKYFIQGMGYMASSIMTRLSRSRTASLSSSYSMDGERQRSRTLSQSSQGGQMPPSPSHTMEVSC